A genome region from Euphorbia lathyris chromosome 4, ddEupLath1.1, whole genome shotgun sequence includes the following:
- the LOC136227262 gene encoding uncharacterized protein: protein MTLPRKISRADKYDDCPEQLLKSYAHFVLKNDDSSLKQMCAYKVQILRMKWRSNNNHNDCGIFLLKHMETYIGQSVKEWNIGLTKNSKGKDFRNLRIFYCWSILLNPINQLIEEIDEKSKEWVVGAGLNLE, encoded by the exons ATGACACTCCCTCGAAAAATCAGTCGTGCTGATAAGTATGATGATTGTCCAGAACAATTG TTAAAATCCTATGctcattttgttttaaaaaatgatgattcttcattaaaacaaatgtgtGCATACAAAGTGCAAATCCTGAGGATGAAGTGGAGAAGCAATAATAACCACAATGATtgtggtatttttcttttgaagcaTATGGAAACATACATTGGTCAGAGTGTGAAGGAGTGGAATATTGGATTGACAAAGAATTCTAAG ggaAAAGACTTTAGAAATCTTAGAATTTTTTATTGCTGGAGCATTCTTTTGAATCCAATAAATCAACTTATTGAAGAAATTGATGAGAAGTCAAAAGAATGGGTTGTTGGAGCTGGATTAAATTTAGAATAG